The Streptomyces sp. JB150 genomic interval GGCCCTTCCCGCCGCCGGACGCGGTGGTGGCCGCCCCGGCCACCTTCAACACGCTCAACAAGTGGGCGGCGGGACTGGCCGACACCCTCGCCGTGGCCACCCTCTGCGAGGCCTCGGGGCTCGGCGTCCCCGTCGCCGCCCTGCCCTGCGTCGCCGACGCCCTGGCCGCCCACCCCGCCTACCGGGACAGCCTCGCCCGGCTGCGCGCCATGGGCGTCCGCTTCGGCGAGCCGTACTCCGGCGAGGACCCGGCCGCCTTCCCCTGGGAGCAGGCCCTGGACCTCGTCACCGCCCGGCGTCGTACGCTCCCCTGAAACCCCTACCGACGGCGGGAGCAGTGACGATGCAGTATGTGAAGCTCGGTTCGACCGGCCTCGACGTGTCGCGGATCTGTCTGGGCTGCATGACGTACGGCCTTCCCGACCGCGGGGTGCACGAGTGGACCCTGGACGAGGGCGCCTCCCGGCCGCTCATCCGGCAGGCGCTGGAAGCCGGCATCACCTTCTTCGACACCGCCAACGTGTACTCCGACGGCACCAGCGAGGAGATCGTCGGCCGGGCGCTGCGCGACTTCGCCCGCCGTGACGAGATCGTGCTGGCCACCAAGGTGCACGGCCGGATGCGGCCCGGTCCCAACGGCGCCGGCCTGTCCCGCAAGGCGATCATGACGGAGATCGACCACAGCCTGCGCCGCCTCGGCACCGACTACGTCGACCTCTACCAGATCCACCGCTTCGACCCGGACACTCCCGTCGAGGAGACGATGGAGGCGCTGCACGACCTCGTGAAGGCCGGCAAGGTCCGCTATCTCGGGGCCAGTTCGATGTACGCCTGGCAGTTCTCGAAGATGCAGTACACGGCCGAGAAGCACGGCTGGACCCGGTTCGTGTCCATGCAGAACCACTACAACCTCCTCTACCGCGAGGAGGAGCGCGAGATGCTGCCGCTCTGCGCGGACCAGGGCGTCGGCGTCCTGCCCTGGAGCCCGCTCGCCCGCGGCCGTCTGACCCGCGACTGGGGCACGGTCACCGAGCGCAGCGCGCGTGACGACTTCGGCAGCACCCTCTACCAGGAGGGTGACCACGCCATCGTGGACGCCGTCTCCCGGATCGCCGCCGAACGCGGCGTCCCGCGCGCTCAGGTGGCGCTCGCCTGGCTGCTGCACCAGGACACCGTGGCGGCGCCGGTCATCGGCGCTTCCAAACCGCACCACATCGAGGACGCCGTGGCCGCGGTCGAACTGGAGCTGACCGACAAGGAGATCGAGGAACTGGAGCGCCCCTACACCCCGCACCCGGTCTCCGGACACTGACGCACCCTCAGGTCACGTCCCCCGCCCGCAGCACCGTCACGGTCACCGCCGACTCGCTCCCGCCCACCGGCACCTCGCCCGCGCTCCACGGCACCCGCAGCGGCCGCCGCTCGCCGGGCGGCGTGACCAGCAGGACCGCGGGGAGGGCCGTACGGGCCCCGCTGACCCGGGGATCGGCGTACGACAGTCCGGCCCAGGCGCTGCCGCCCGGCGCCAGGCGGAGCCGGGCCAAAGACTCGGGCCGGCGCCGCGGGTCGGGGCCCAGCTGCCGGCCGGAGGCGTCGGCGAAGGCGGCGCCCGGGTAGCCGTGGAGCGTGCAGGTGCGCGACGACGTGTTGGTCAGGAGGATCGGGTGGTTCTCCTGGCCCGCGCCGGGGTCGTCACGGCCGATGGAGGCGCGCACGTCGGGGGTGCGGCAGCGGCCGGCGGCGGGGGAGGAGGCGGTGGCCGGCGAAGGGCTCGCGGAAGCGGCCGGTGCTCGGGCCGCCGCGCCGGCCGCGCCCGCCGTACCGCCGTCGCCACAGGCGGTCAGCAGACCGAGCGCGCAGACGGTGACGACGAACGCCGGGGGACGGGAGGGCGAGGGGAGCAAGACCATGGACAGCTGGTGCCCCGTCCCGTACCGGGGATGCCCGGCCCGCCTCGGCCCTCGACCCCGGCCCGCCTCGCCCCTCGGCTCGCCCGCCTCCGCGTCACTCCTCCTCGACGAGCGCCATCTCCGCCCAGATCGTCTTGCCCTCGGGGGTGTGCCGGCTGCCCCAGCGCTGGGTGAGCTGGGCGACGAGGAGCAGTCCCCGGCCGCCCTCGTCCCAGGTCTTGGCGCGGCGCAGATGCGGCGCGGTGTGGCTGGTGTCGGAGACCTCGCAGATCAGCGTGTCCGCGTCGTGGATCAGCCGGAGCCGGATCGGGTGCGAGCCGTACCGGATCGCGTTGGTGACCAGCTCGCTCACCACCAGCTCGGTGGTGAAGGAGGCGTCCGTGAGCCCCCAGGTGCTCAGCTGCTCGACGACCTGCTTGCGGATCGGCGCGACCAGGGCCGGATCGGCGGGGATGTCCCAGGTGGCCACCTGGGAGGCGGGCAGCCCGTGGGTACGGGCCAGCAGCAGCGCCACGTCGTCGCTGGAGCCCCCGGCCGGCAGCAGGGCGCGCAGGATCCGGTCGCACGTCTCGTCCAGCGAGTCCGGCCCGGCCGGGCCGGCACTCGCGGCCAGCGCCTCGCGCAGCAGCCGGTGGCCGATCCCCACGTCCCGTTCCGGGCTCTCGACCAGGCCGTTGGTGAAGAAGGACAGCAGCGTGCCCTCGTGCAGATACAGCTCCGCCGCCTCGAAGGGCAGTCCGCCCAGCCCCAGCGCCGGACCGGCGGGGACCTCCAGCTCCCGGGGCACACCGCCCGGCGGCACCACGATCGGCGCCGGATGCCCGGCCCGCGCGATGCTGCAGCGCCGGGACACCGGGTCGTACACGGCGTACAGACAGGTGGCGCCCAGCTCACCAGGGCTGCCGCCCTCGCCGCCGGACTCCTGCGACAGCCGCACCACCAGGTCGTCGAGGTGGGTGAGGAGTTCGTCGGGGGCGAGATCGATGTCGGCGAGGGTGCGCACGGCGGTGCGCAGCCGGCCCATGGTGGCCGAGGCCTGGATGCCGTGGCCGACGACGTCCCCGACGACCATGGCGACCCGCATCCCGGACAGCGGGATCACGTCGAACCAGTCGCCGCCCACCCCGGCCCGGGCGGCCGGCAGATAGCGCGACGACGCTTCCAGGGCTGCCGTGCTCGGCAGGGAGCGGGGGAGCAGGCTGCGCTGGAGGGCGAGGGCGGTCTCGCGTTCGCGGGAGTAGCGGCGGGCGTTGTCGACGCAGACCGCGGCGCGGGCGGTGATCTCCTCGGCCAGCAGCACGTCGTCCGCGGTGAACGTGTCCGCCCGCCGCCGCGCGCGGCTGAGGACGGCGACGCCGAGCGTGGTGCCCCGGGCCTGCATCGGCACCACCATCACGGAGTGGATGCCGTGCTGCCGGACCCGTTCGCGGCGCGTGCGGTCCTGGTCGAGCCAGTCCTCCAGATCGCCCGCGGCCACCGACACGACCACGGCACGGCCCGCCAGCAGCGAGGCCGCCTGCGGGGAGGCGGCCGGATAGAACTCGACGTCACCCTGCCCGACCACCGCCTGCGGACCGCCCGGGGTGACCGACTGGTGGGCGACGCGGCGCAGCGCGACCGGTGCGGCGACCGCCGCCGGGGGCTCGCCGCCGTGCTCGGGCGGGTCGAGCAGATCGACGCTGACGAAGTCGGCGAGCGCGGGCACGCAGACGTCGGCCAGCTCCTGCGCCGTACGGGTGACGTCGAGGGTGGTGCCGATGCGCACACTGGCCTCGTTCACCAGATGCAGCCGCTGCCGGGCCTGGTAGTTCTCGGTGATGTCGTGCGCCGCCATGCACACGCCCCGCACCCGCCCCTCGGCGTCGGTGACGGGCGCCATCCGGGCCAGCCAGGCGTGCGCCCGGTCCTCGCCGCCGGCCCGCAGATACGTCTGCACGTCCTGCGGCCGTCCGGTGGTGAGCACCTGGAGGAGATGCCGTTCCAGTTCCTCGTTCTGCGGCTTGCCGCCGATCTCGGAGTGTCTGAGACCCCGGATGCGCTCCTCGGGCAGGCCGACCACCCGCGCCATCGCCTCGTTCTGGGTGTGCAGCCGCAGCCGGTCGTCGTAGAGGGCGACGGCACACGGGGACTGGGTGAGTGCCGCCGCGTCCAGCGGATTCCCGGGGGCGCGGGAGTGCTCCAGCGGCGTGACCACCAGCCAGTCGCCGGGACCGTCCCCGGACGGCCGGCGATGGTGGGCGAGCAGCCATACCGTCACCGTGTGCCCGTCCCGGTGACACAGGGCCACCGTGCCGTGCCAGCGGGGGGCGCTCACCTCGGGGACGGGGCCGGCGAGGAGCCGGGCGCCGGGCCGGCCCACGACCTCGTCGGCCGCCCAGCCGAGCAGCCGGCGCGCACCCTCGCTCCACTCGGTCAGCGTGCCGGCGGCGTCGATGGCAGCCCGGGCCGTCGCGGCCTCGTCGAACGGGTAATCCGGGCTCATCGTCGCCACTCCATCGCGCACACTCACTGTCAACAAGCGCGTCAGTTCCGTTCCAGCCTAGTGCGTCGGGCTTGCGGAGGGACGGGGAACGCACCTGGCGCGACGGCGCCGGCGGGGCCGCCGCGGTGACCGGTCACCCGTGACGGACCGGCCCGCCGGCGCGGAACGCGCACCTCCGGACTGCCTCATACCGGCCCCCGGGGGAGAGGCGTGTGGATGTGTGGGGGAGACTTTGTGCATGCCGGCAGCACTGTTAGCCTGCGACGTATTTCGCGTCGCGCAGTTCGAAAATTCGTCGGCGATGCCCCTGGGAGGGGAACGAGGGTGCGCATGACCAGCAACACGAGCGAGGTCGCCGAGTCCGTACCGGGCGACCAGGAGCTGAGAATGCTTCTGGCCGGCCTGACGGCCGTCCGGGACGGTGACTTCGGCACACGCCTTCCGGAGGACGCCAGTGGGCTCATGGGCGACATCGCCACCGTGTTCAACGGCATGGTGGACCAGTTGTCCGTGTTCACCTCCGAGGTGACCCGTGTGGCCCGCGAGGTGGGCACCGAGGGAACCCTCGGCGGCCAGGCGGAGGTGCCCGGTGTCTCCGGCACCTGGGCCGACCTGACCGACTCGGTCAACGCCATGGCGGGCAACCTCACCACCCAGGTCCGCGACATCGCCCAGGTGGCGACCGCGGTGGCCAAGGGCGACCTGTCGCAGAAGATCGACGTGCCCGCGCGCGGCGAGATCCTGGAGCTGAAGGAGACCGTCAACACGATGGTCGACCAGCTGTCGGCGTTCGCCGACGAGGTGACGCGCGTCGCCCGCGAGGTCGGCAGCGAGGGGCGCCTCGGCGGCCAGGCCAAGGTGCCGGGCGTCGCCGGCGTCTGGCGGGACCTGACCGACTCCGTGAACTTCATGGCGGGCAACCTGACGTCCCAGGTGCGCAACGTCGCCCAGGTCGCCACCGCGGTGGCCAAGGGCGACCTGTCGCAGAAGATCACCGTGGACGCGCGGGGCGAGATCCTGGAGCTGAAGAACACCATCAACACGATGGTGGATCAGCTGTCCGCGTTCGCCGACGAGGTGACGCGCGTGGCCCGCGAGGTGGGCACCGAGGGCCGTCTCGGCGGCCAGGCGCACGTACGGGGCGTGTCGGGCACCTGGAAGGACCTCACCGACAACGTCAACGTCATGGCGTCGAACCTGACCAGCCAGGTCCGGTCGATCGCGCAGGTCGCCACCGCGGTCGCCCGTGGTGACCTGTCGCGGAAGATCACCGTCGAGGCCAAGGGCGAGGTCGCCGCGCTGGCCGACGCCATCAACACCATGGTGGACACCCTCTCCGCGTTCGCGGACGAGGTGACGCGCGTGGCCCGCGAGGTCGGTACCGAGGGCCGCCTCGGCGGCCAGGCCCAGGTGCCCAACGTGGCCGGCACCTGGAAGGACCTCACCGACAACGTCAACTCCATGGCCAACAACCTCACCGGCCAGGTGCGCAACATCGCGCTGGTGACGACGGCCGTGGCCCGCGGTGACCTGTCGAAGAAGATCGACGTGGACGCGCGCGGCGAGATCCTCGAACTCAAGACGACCATCAACACGATGGTCGACCAGCTCTCCGCGTTCGCCGACGAGGTCACCCGCGTGGCCCGCGAGGTGGGCACCGAGGGCCGTCTCGGCGGCCAGGCCGAGGTGGAGGGCGTCTCCGGCACCTGGAAGCGGCTCACCGAGAACGTCAACGAGCTGGCCGGTAACCTCACCCGGCAGGTCCGCGCCATCGCCGAGGTCGCCAGCGCCGTCGCCGAGGGCGACCTGACCCGCTCCATCACCGTGGAGGCCTCCGGCGAGGTCGCCGAACTCAAGGACAACATCAACTCCATGGTGGAGTCCCTGCGCGAGACCACCCGGGCCAACCAGGAACAGGACTGGCTCAAGACCAACCTCGCGCGCATCGCCGGCCTCATGCAGGGCCACCGCGACCTGCCCGTCGTCGCCGAACTCATCATGGACGAGCTGGTCCCGCTGGTCTCCGCCCAGTACGGCGCCTTCTACCTCGCCGAGGACGGGGAACAGGGCCCCGAGCTGCGGCTCGTCGGCTCCTACGGCCGCCCCGAGGACGACGCCCGCCCCGACCGCTTCCCCTTCGGCCGCACCCTGGTCGGCCAGGCCGCCCGCAGCCGCCGCACGATCGCGGTCGACCAGCTGCCGCCCGACTACGTCACCATCTCCTCCGGCCTCGGCCGGACCGTGCCGACCACCCTGCTCCTGCTGCCGATCCTCTTCGAGGACCAGGTCCTCGGCGTGATCGAGCTGGCGTCCGTCACCCCGTTCACCGCCATCCACCAGGATCTGCTGGAGCAGCTGCGGGAGACGATCGGCGTCAACGTCAACACCATCCTCGCCAACGCCCGCACCGACGAACTGCTCGACGAGTCCCAGCGCCTGACGGCCGAGCTCCAGGTCCGCTCCGCCGAACTCCAGGCGCAGCAGGAGGAGTTGCAGCGCTCCAACGCCGAACTGGAGGAGAAGGCCTCGCTGCTGGCCGCGCAGAACCGCGACATCGAGGCGAAGAACCTCCAGATCGAGCAGGCCCGGCAGGAACTGGAGGCGCGCGCCCAGCAGCTGGCGCTGGCCTCCAAGTACAAGTCGGAGTTCCTGGCGAACATGAGCCACGAGCTGCGCACCCCGCTCAACAGCCTGCTCATCCTGGCCCAGCTGCTGGCGCAGAACCCGTCGCGCAACCTCACCCAGAAGCAGGTGGAGTACGCGGGCATCATTCACTCCGCCGGCTCCGACCTGCTCCAGCTCATCAACGACATCCTCGACCTGTCGAAGGTCGAGGCGGGGAAGATGGACATCGCCCCCGAGCGGGTTTCGCTGCGCCAGCTCATCGAGTACGTCGAGGCCACCTTCCACCCGATGACGACCCAGAAGGGCCTCGACTTCAAGGTGACCACCGCGCCGGGCGCGCCGAACGACCTGGTCACCGACGACTCCCGGCTGCGCCAGGTGCTGCGCAACCTGCTGTCGAACGCGGTGAAGTTCACCGAGCAGGGCGCCGTCGAGCTGGTCATCCAGCCCGCCGCGCCGGACGAGGTGCCCGACACCGTGGTCACCGGCGGGCCCGTCGTCGCGTTCCAGGTGAAGGACACCGGCATCGGCATCCAGGAGCAGCAGCTGGAGGCCATCTTCGGCGCCTTCCACCAGGCGGACGGCACCACCAGCCGCAAGTACGGCGGCACGGGCCTCGGCCTGTCCATCACGCGGGAGATCGCCCACCTGCTCGGCGGCGCGGTGACCGTGGACAGCACGCCCGGCCGGGGCAGCACCTTCACGCTGTTCCTGCCGGTGACCCGCCCAGACTTCGAGCAGCTGGCGGGCCGGGCCCTGGAGGGCGCGGCCGAACTGCCCGCCGAGGACGGCTCCGTGGACATCCCCGTGGCACCGCGCCCCAGCCCGCGCCCGCGCGCGGGGGCGCAGCGCCGCCGCCGGCTGCTCGTCGTGGAGGAGCGGCCGCGCGGCCTGCTCACCCTCGTCGCCGAGAGCGTCGTCGCGGACGTGGCCCGGCACAGCCCGGACGAGGCCGTGCCGCGGCCCGAGGTGGACCTGATCACCGCCGTCGGCGCCCAGGAGGCGGCCGGGGCGCTGGCCGCCGAGCCCTGCCACTGCGTCGTCCTCGACCTCGACATGCCCGACGGCGAGGCCGCCCGGTTCCTGGAGGCGCTGCGCGGCGACTCGGCGCTGACGGACGTCCCCGTCCTCGTGCACAGCAGCCACCCCACCGACGCGGCCGAGGTGCTGCGCCCGCACGCCTCCGACGGGGCGCTGGAGTTCCTCTCCAGCCTCGACGAACTGCGGGAGCGCATCGCGCTGCACCTGTCCGCCGAGGAGCCGGGGGACGTGCTGTCCCTGGTGCGGGGCGAGGAGTGGCAGGAGCTGCCGTCACCGACCGTCGACGACTCGTTCGCCGGACGGACCGTCCTCGTCGTCGACGACGACGCGCGCAACCTCTTCGCGCTCAGCGGGATCCTGGAGCTGCACGGCTTCCGGGTGCTGCACGCGGAGGACGGCCGCAAGGGCATCGAGACACTGCTCGACAACCCCGACATCGACCTGATCCTGATGGACGTGATGATGCCGGAGATGGACGGCTACACCGCCACCGCCGAGATCCGCAGAATGCCGCGGTACGCCGACCTGCCGATCATCGCCGTCACGGCCAAGGCCATGCCGGGCGACCGGGAGAAGTCCCTGGCGTCCGGGGCGAGCGACTACGTCACCAAGCCGGTCGACACCCAGGACCTCATCACCTGCGTCCGACGCTGGCTCTCCCGGTGACCCCGCCCGACCCGCACACCCCGCCGGACCGACACCACCATCCGCACCTCAGGGACGTCCCGCGCAGGAGCAACCCCACCGTGAGCCCCACCGACCACCCCGAGCACCCCGACCACGCACGGCACGGGGGCGGTTCGGCGACCCCGGACGGTACGGCGCCCACACCGTCCGCGACCGGCGCCGAGCCCTCGCCGTCCTCGCCGGCGCACCCCGCCGACGAGACCGCGGCCGGCGGCCCCGACGGCCCCCGGACGGAGGACGGGACGCCGGCGACGGACCTCGCCCGCGCCGAGACCGAGACGTCGGCGGCGGACCTCGTCCGGGTCGAGGGCGAGGCGTCGATGACGGATCTCGTCCAGTCCGGGACCGAGGCGGCGGTGACGGATCTCGTCCAGGCCGACGCCGAGGCGGCCGCGGTGTTCGCTCACACCGGTCACGACCCGTCGGCCGTCGCCCGCCCCGTCGTCGGCGATCTCGCCGGTGTGTCCGCGACCTCCCCCGTCGGGCGGCTGGCCGCCACCGTGGAGCGGTTGCGGCGGGAGGTGCGGGCGGCGCAGGCCGAGGCCGAGGGCCGGGCGCTGATCGAGCTGGCCAAGGGCATCCTGGTCGAACGGCTCGGCTGCGGCCCCGCGCAGGCGGCCAAGCAGCTCGCGGAGCTGACCGAGCAGGCCCGGATGACCCCGCTGGAGTTCGCCGTCGAGGTCATCAACCAGGCGGCCCGCGACCGGGTCGCGGAGGCCACGGACGCGTTCCTCGCCAACGCCGTGGGCGCCCGCTCCGGAAAGCTCGACCAGGCCGCCGTACGCCTGCGCGCCGCCGAGAGCGGAGCGCTCGCCGCGCCGGACGCGCAGGCGGTCGTCGACTCGCTGCTGGAGCACGCGCTGCGCCCGCTGGGCGCGGTGGCCGTGGCCCTGTGGGCGGCGGGCCCCGACGGCTCGCTCACCCTGGCGGGCAGCGCCGGCTTCGCCCCGGCCGAGGCCTCCCGGTGGCGCTATGTGCCACCGGACGTGGCGACGGTCGCGCGCCGCGCGCTCACCGAGCGCGGCGGCCAGTGGATCTCGTCCCTGGCGGACACCGGGCTGCCCACGGTCGGCCGTCACTCCTTCCCGGACGGCGGCCGGGTCGCCGAGCCCGCCGGTACCGGGGGCCGTATCCACGGGGTGCTGGAGATCGCCTGGCCGGCGCCGCTGGAGCCGCAGCCGCCCCAGGTCGTCCGCCAGGTCGAGGCGCTGGCCGAGCTGTGCGCGCACACCCTGGAGACGTACCCGCCACGCCCCGAGGCGGCCCACGAGCCGCGGGTCATGCCGGACACCGCGGAGCTGATGGACCTCGCCGACGGGCTGCACGACCCGGCCCTGGTGCTGGAGCCGTATCTCGACGACTCCGGGCGGCTGGCGGACTTCCGCATCCAGCACGTCAACACCCGCTTCCTGGACCCGGCCGGCCGGCCCCGCGCGGTGGTGAGCGGCGCGCTGCTGCTGGAGGCGTACCCGATGACGGCCGGGGGCAGCGAGCTGTTCCAGCGCATCGAGCGGGTGTACGCCACGGGCGAGCCGTTCCGGGCGCGGCGGATGCACCTGACCGCGCTGGTGGACCAGGTGCCGCTGTCGGCGGTCGCCGACATCAGCATCAGCCGCCACGGCAACAGCCTGCTGCTGATCTGGCGCATCGAGGACGAGACGGCCCGGCTGGCGAGCCTGCTCCAGCACGCCCAGCGGCTCGGCCGGGTCGGCGGCTTCGAGGAGAACCTGCTGACCGGCGGGATCACCTGGAACAGCCAGATGTTCGACCTGTACGGCCGTTCCCCCGGCAGCCCGCCGGTGCCGCTGGAGGACCTGCCCGCCCACGCGCACCCGGACGACGCCGTGGCCATCGGCCGCTTCCTGCGCACTCTGATGCACCACCGGCGGCCCGCCTCCGCGGCCTTCCGGCTGCAGCGGCCCGACGGCGTCACCCGCCATATCCGGGTCGTCGCCGAGCCCGTGCTGGACACCGACGGCCGGCTGTTCGTCGTCCGCGGCGCCTGCCAGGACATCTCGGCCCAGCACTGGACGGAGGTCGCCCTCGCGGCCACCCGCGACCAGCTCGCGCACACCGAGCAGCAGGCCGCCGAGCGCAACCGGCTGGCGCTGCAGCTCCAGCACGCCATCATGCCGCCGGCGCAGGCCCCGGTGCAGACGCCCGGCATGCAGGTGGCGGTGCGGTACCGGCCCGCGGAGACCGAGAACCTGGTGGGCGGCGACTGGTACGACGCCGTGGTGCTGCCGTCGCGGCGGGTGCTGCTGTGCGTGGGCGACGTGGCGGGCCACGGCATAGAGGCCGCGACCAGCATGGTCGTGCTGCGCAACGCGCTGCGCGGGCTCGCGGTCACCGGCGCCGGACCGGGCCAGCTGCTGTCGTGGCTGAACGTCGTGGCGCACCATCTCACCGGTGCCGTCACCGCCACGGCCGTCTGCGGCCTGTACGACCCCGAGGAGCGCACCCTGCGCTGGGCCAGGGCGGGGCATCTGCCGCCGGTGCTGGTCCGGGGCGAGGAGGCCGAGCCGCTGCCGCTGGTCAAGGGCCTGCTGCTGGGGGCCGTACCGGAGGCGGTGTACGAGGAGGACGAGATCCGGCTGGCGCCGGGGGACACCCTGCTGATGTACACCGACGGGCTGGTGGAGCGGCACGACCGCTCCGTGGAGGAGTCGCTGTCCCATCTGCTGGCCACGGCCTCCCGGACCGCGCCGACCGCCCTGGACCAGCAGCTGGACCGGCTGCTGACGTACAGCCGCTCGGACACGGACGACGACACCTGCCTCGTCGGGATCCGCGTGGCCTGATAACGAGTCGCCTCCGCACCGTTGACGCCGCGTCGTCCCTGCCACAACGATGGCCGCGTCCCTTTTTTGGGAGCGCTCCCATAGCGTGCGAGGCGCGTGCGGGAGCCACCCGTATCTCCCGAGGAGCCCCGACGTGAGAAGACGCAGAACCGCCCTGCTGTCCCTGACGGCACTCGTAGGCGCGGCGCTCACCACGGTCCCGGCGCAGGCCGACGAGGTCGAGCAGGTCAGGAACGGCACCTTCGACAGCACCACCGACCCCTGGTGGGCGTCGAGCAACGTCACCGCTGGCCTGTCCGACGGCCGGCTGTGCGCGGACGTGCCGGGCGGCACGACCAACCGCTGGGACGCCGCGGTCGGGCAGAACGACATCACCCTGGTGAAGGGGGAGTCCTACCGCTTCTCCTTCCACGCCGACGGCACTCCCGCCGATCACGTGGTCCGGGCGATCGTGGGTCTGTCGGTGGCCCCGTACGACACCTGGTTCGAGGTGAGCCCGCAGCTCAGCGTCTCCGGCAACACCTACTCGTACACGTTCACCTCGCCCGTCGACACCACCCAGGCGCAGGTCGGCTTCCAGGTCGGCGGCAGCGCCGAGCCCTGGCGGTTCTGCATGGACGACGTCTCGCTGCTCGGCGGGGTGGCGCCCGAGCCGTACGAGCCGGACACCGGGCCCCGGGTCCGCGTCAACCAGGTCGCCTATCTGCCCGCCGGGCCGAAGAACGCCACCCTCGTCACCGACGCGACCGAGCGGCTGCCCTGGCAGCTGAAGAACGCCGGCGGCGCCGTGGTCGCCCGCGGCTGGACGGTGCCGCGCGGCACCGACGCCTCGTCCGGGCAGAACGTCCACTCGCTGGACTTCAGCGGGTACAAGACCCGCGGCCAGGGCTTCACGCTCGTCGCCGACGGGGAGACCAGCCGTCCCTTCGACATCGGCACCCGCGTCTACGACCGGCTCGCCACCGACGCGGCGAAGTTCTACTACACCCAGCGCAGCGGCCTCGCGATCCGCGACGACCTGCGCCCCGGCTACGGCCGTCCGGCCGGCCACGTCGGCGTCGCGCCCAACCAGGGCGACACCGACGTGCCGTGCCAGCCGGGTGTGTGCGACTACCGGCTCGACGTCTCCGGCGGCTGGTACGACGCGGGCGACCACGGCAAGTACGTCGTCAACGGCGGCATCTCGGTGTGGGAGCTGCTGAGCACCTACGAGCGCGCGCTGCACGCCCGCACCGGCGAGGTGGAGCGGTTCCGGGACGGCACGCTCGCCATCCCGGAGAGCGGCAACAAGGTGCCCGACCTGCTCGACGAGGTCCGCTGGGAGCTGGACTTCCTGCTGAAGATGCAGGTGCCGGACGGGCAGCCGCTGGCGGGCATGGCCCACCACAAGATCCACGACGAGAACTGGACCGGGCTGCCGCTGCTGCCCAGCGACGACCCGCAGAAGCGCGAGCTGCACCCGCCGACCACCGCCGCGACCCTGAATCTGGCGGCCGCCGCCGCGCAGGCGGCCCGCCTGTACAAGCCGTACGACCCCGAGTTCGCGGCGCGGGCGCTCGCCGCCGCGCGCAAGGCCTGGGCGGCGGCGCAGGCGCACCCCGACGTGTACGCGGACGAGAACGACGGCATCGGCGGGGGCGCCTACCCCGACCGCGCCGTCGACGACGAGTTCTACTGGGCGGCCGCGGAGCTGTACCTCACCACCGGTGAGCAGCGCTTCGCGGACCATGTGCTGGCCTCCCCGGTCCACACCGCCGACATCTTCGGCCCGACCGGCTTCGACTGGGCGCGCACCGCCGCGGCGGCCCGCCTGGACCTGGCCACCGTGCCGAACCGGCTGCCCGGCCGGGACAAGGTCCGCCAGTCCGTCGTCAAGGGCGCGGACCGCTATCTGGCCACCCTGAAGGCCCACCCCTACGGCCTGCCGTACGCCCCCGCGGACAACAAGTACGACTGGGGCTCCACCCACCAGGTCCTCAACAACGCCGTCGTGCTGGCCACCGCCTACGACCTCACCGGCTCCGCCAAGTACCGGGACGGCGCCGTGCAGACCATGGACTACGTCCTCGGCCGCAACGCGCTGAACATCTCCTACGTCACCGGCTACGGCGAGG includes:
- a CDS encoding glycoside hydrolase family 9 protein produces the protein MRRRRTALLSLTALVGAALTTVPAQADEVEQVRNGTFDSTTDPWWASSNVTAGLSDGRLCADVPGGTTNRWDAAVGQNDITLVKGESYRFSFHADGTPADHVVRAIVGLSVAPYDTWFEVSPQLSVSGNTYSYTFTSPVDTTQAQVGFQVGGSAEPWRFCMDDVSLLGGVAPEPYEPDTGPRVRVNQVAYLPAGPKNATLVTDATERLPWQLKNAGGAVVARGWTVPRGTDASSGQNVHSLDFSGYKTRGQGFTLVADGETSRPFDIGTRVYDRLATDAAKFYYTQRSGLAIRDDLRPGYGRPAGHVGVAPNQGDTDVPCQPGVCDYRLDVSGGWYDAGDHGKYVVNGGISVWELLSTYERALHARTGEVERFRDGTLAIPESGNKVPDLLDEVRWELDFLLKMQVPDGQPLAGMAHHKIHDENWTGLPLLPSDDPQKRELHPPTTAATLNLAAAAAQAARLYKPYDPEFAARALAAARKAWAAAQAHPDVYADENDGIGGGAYPDRAVDDEFYWAAAELYLTTGEQRFADHVLASPVHTADIFGPTGFDWARTAAAARLDLATVPNRLPGRDKVRQSVVKGADRYLATLKAHPYGLPYAPADNKYDWGSTHQVLNNAVVLATAYDLTGSAKYRDGAVQTMDYVLGRNALNISYVTGYGEVSAQNQHSRWYARQLDPRLPNPPAGSLSGGPNSSIQDPLAQSKLQGCVGQFCYIDDIQSWSTNEITINWNAALARVAAFVADQG